One segment of Hydrogenothermus marinus DNA contains the following:
- a CDS encoding rhomboid family intramembrane serine protease, with translation MIPIKDNIPTRNIPIINYSLIILNIIVFIYEITLSKQELELFFHTWGLLPVDLMNLHWINFLTAMFIHGGFAHLFGNMLFLYVFGDNVEDALGKIRYILLYILSGLGAALLQSVISLMSGSLNIPMIGASGAISGVLAAYVKLYPEAKVLTIIPPFIFFAFILPAWFFIGYWFLIQVLFAVSVPPNIGGVAWYAHIGGFITGWFLTDVLYPKKNPKLVHYSILR, from the coding sequence ATGATACCCATTAAAGATAATATTCCAACAAGAAATATCCCAATAATAAACTATTCATTAATAATCTTGAATATTATTGTTTTTATATATGAGATAACTCTCTCAAAGCAAGAATTAGAATTATTTTTTCATACATGGGGATTATTACCTGTTGATCTCATGAATTTACATTGGATAAATTTTCTAACGGCTATGTTTATCCATGGAGGCTTTGCCCATTTGTTTGGTAATATGCTTTTTTTATATGTATTTGGAGATAATGTTGAAGATGCCTTAGGTAAAATTAGATATATTTTACTTTATATTCTTTCTGGTTTAGGTGCAGCTTTACTACAATCTGTTATAAGTTTGATGAGTGGTAGTTTAAATATTCCTATGATAGGTGCATCAGGTGCTATAAGTGGAGTTTTAGCAGCTTATGTAAAACTTTATCCAGAAGCTAAAGTATTAACTATTATTCCACCTTTTATATTTTTTGCATTTATACTTCCTGCTTGGTTTTTTATTGGATATTGGTTTCTTATACAAGTCTTATTTGCAGTATCAGTACCTCCTAATATTGGTGGTGTAGCTTGGTATGCCCATATAGGTGGTTTTATTACAGGATGGTTTTTAACTGATGTACTTTATCCGAAAAAGAATCCAAAGTTAGTTCATTATTCTATTTTAAGATAA
- a CDS encoding cytochrome C oxidase subunit III produces MASHLENTKAVDKITYHTDAVPTWWMLFWIGYILFTVAYIIFDWIPDFTGWLGVIGQGPDAADKYIWLRELMRNG; encoded by the coding sequence ATGGCTTCACATTTAGAAAATACAAAAGCAGTAGATAAAATTACATATCATACAGATGCAGTTCCAACATGGTGGATGTTATTCTGGATAGGATATATTTTATTTACTGTTGCATATATAATTTTTGATTGGATACCTGATTTTACAGGATGGCTTGGAGTAATAGGTCAAGGACCAGATGCGGCAGATAAATATATCTGGTTAAGAGAATTAATGAGAAATGGTTGA
- a CDS encoding cbb3-type cytochrome c oxidase subunit II has product MGKMERFSFVALVAGIIFFLFADFVSWALPMFVLQDIPKKSVIDLAKEAKAKNTTAWSDFKHIARAYPEQFKKYYGEVNEQSFAKALTVGHHWYVAEGCWNCHSQMIRPVSNETLRFGIPGVSNTVSYPSEFNNELQAPVLWGTKRIGPDLIREAAVHNLGWQVAHLYDPQSTSPGSNMPGYPWYFEKTKDGKIVPNERGIGLLTYIMWLGSWEVKPPKDFRVSVTAKQLASASTTVVPGATKEKASAPTKVASAKPDGSKIFQSKGCGACHQATADTVGPSLSKIAKAYKGKEDELLAFLKGDHEPIVDPAKFVMMQSQLATTKALTDAERKALADFILSH; this is encoded by the coding sequence ATGGGTAAAATGGAAAGGTTCTCTTTTGTTGCTTTAGTTGCAGGGATTATATTCTTCTTATTTGCTGACTTTGTTTCGTGGGCTTTGCCTATGTTTGTTTTACAAGATATACCAAAAAAATCTGTAATAGATTTAGCTAAAGAAGCAAAAGCAAAAAATACAACTGCTTGGTCTGATTTTAAACATATCGCAAGAGCTTATCCTGAGCAGTTTAAAAAATATTATGGAGAAGTTAATGAACAATCTTTTGCAAAAGCTTTAACTGTAGGCCATCATTGGTATGTTGCTGAAGGTTGCTGGAACTGCCATTCACAAATGATAAGACCTGTTTCTAATGAAACTTTAAGATTTGGTATTCCAGGAGTATCTAATACGGTTTCTTATCCTTCTGAATTTAATAATGAACTTCAAGCTCCTGTTTTATGGGGAACAAAAAGAATTGGCCCTGATTTAATAAGAGAAGCTGCTGTTCATAATCTTGGATGGCAAGTAGCTCATCTTTATGATCCACAAAGTACTTCACCAGGTTCTAATATGCCTGGTTATCCTTGGTATTTTGAAAAAACTAAGGATGGAAAGATTGTTCCTAATGAAAGAGGTATAGGACTTCTTACTTATATTATGTGGCTTGGTTCATGGGAAGTTAAACCACCGAAAGATTTTAGAGTTAGTGTAACTGCAAAACAGCTTGCAAGTGCATCTACAACAGTTGTACCTGGAGCAACTAAAGAAAAGGCTTCTGCTCCTACAAAAGTAGCTTCTGCAAAACCTGATGGTTCTAAAATCTTTCAATCTAAAGGATGTGGGGCTTGTCATCAAGCTACAGCTGATACAGTAGGTCCTTCTTTAAGTAAAATTGCTAAAGCTTATAAAGGAAAAGAAGATGAGTTGTTAGCTTTCTTAAAAGGAGATCATGAACCTATAGTTGATCCTGCTAAGTTTGTGATGATGCAATCTCAACTTGCTACTACAAAAGCTTTAACAGATGCTGAAAGAAAAGCTCTTGCTGACTTTATTCTTAGTCATTAA
- a CDS encoding cbb3-type cytochrome c oxidase subunit I, producing MGDTQELKNLVNYGLVKAHVAMGLIFFIIVALMGFLYSLQLDGIYPFPGIEFLSPGRVRMIHTAGAAYGFLVNMFTGLLYWAVPRFTGYRVLSDKLGWFMFYALQAAVLITVVAILFLGQADNVEWGETPWWIDPIIVFWLLLHLIQFGAPLYKASQRGPLYVSGWYISAMLVWTPLVVFMGNLIPRFWSVGSGAGAVQSTFIHDLVGLYVTPVAWGLMYYFVPVIMKKPMWSHGLSLLGFWGLAFFYPMNGVHHFLWSPIPMFAQYSAVFATVAVEFAVTSVLINFMMTLRGSAEQLKYNVPLRYMYTGAIFYWITCFQCAFHVTLTFQKVIHFTDWVTGHAHLIMFGTFGLWVLGMAEYIWPRLFGKETMYSKGLSEGAYWLMGIGVFAMFIDLTAGGLVQGFDWIGLNPWIDSVNFSKPFWYFRSVAGIMMITGLLMYAVNFYKTATAGKSLSAELKSDTV from the coding sequence ATGGGAGATACTCAAGAACTTAAAAATTTAGTTAATTATGGTCTTGTAAAAGCCCATGTTGCAATGGGTTTAATATTCTTTATTATTGTTGCATTAATGGGATTTTTATACTCATTACAGCTTGATGGAATTTATCCATTTCCAGGAATAGAATTTTTATCTCCTGGTAGAGTTAGAATGATCCATACAGCTGGTGCAGCATATGGATTTTTAGTAAATATGTTTACCGGATTACTTTATTGGGCTGTTCCAAGATTTACTGGATATAGAGTTTTAAGTGATAAACTTGGTTGGTTTATGTTCTATGCTTTACAAGCAGCAGTTTTAATAACAGTTGTTGCAATTTTATTCCTTGGACAAGCTGATAATGTTGAATGGGGTGAAACTCCTTGGTGGATTGATCCTATAATTGTATTTTGGCTTTTACTCCATTTAATTCAATTTGGTGCTCCACTTTATAAAGCATCTCAAAGAGGGCCACTTTATGTTTCTGGATGGTATATATCTGCAATGCTTGTATGGACTCCACTTGTTGTTTTTATGGGTAATCTTATACCAAGATTTTGGTCTGTAGGTTCAGGAGCTGGAGCTGTTCAATCAACATTTATTCATGATCTTGTTGGGCTTTATGTTACTCCAGTTGCATGGGGATTAATGTATTATTTTGTTCCTGTAATTATGAAAAAACCTATGTGGTCTCATGGATTATCACTTCTTGGATTTTGGGGATTAGCATTCTTCTACCCTATGAATGGGGTTCACCATTTCTTATGGTCTCCAATACCAATGTTTGCTCAATATTCAGCAGTTTTTGCAACTGTTGCTGTTGAGTTTGCAGTTACTTCAGTTTTAATTAACTTTATGATGACTTTAAGAGGTTCTGCAGAACAGCTTAAATATAATGTTCCATTAAGATATATGTATACTGGTGCTATTTTCTATTGGATTACATGTTTCCAATGTGCATTCCATGTTACTTTAACATTCCAAAAAGTAATCCACTTTACAGACTGGGTAACAGGACATGCCCATCTTATAATGTTTGGTACTTTTGGTCTTTGGGTTCTTGGAATGGCTGAATATATCTGGCCAAGACTTTTCGGAAAAGAAACTATGTATTCTAAAGGTCTTTCTGAAGGTGCATACTGGTTAATGGGTATTGGTGTTTTTGCTATGTTTATTGACTTAACAGCTGGTGGACTTGTTCAAGGTTTTGATTGGATAGGATTAAATCCTTGGATTGACTCTGTAAACTTCTCAAAACCATTCTGGTACTTTAGAAGTGTTGCTGGAATAATGATGATAACTGGTCTTTTAATGTATGCAGTAAACTTCTATAAAACTGCAACTGCTGGAAAAAGCTTATCTGCAGAACTTAAAAGTGATACAGTATAA
- a CDS encoding c-type cytochrome: protein MPALFVYGLLHVMSSKPAQAKKTKELTAQEEAGRQVYNKFCVGCHGVNGDGKSKAAEFFIVKPPNFHTAVFRWKSTPAGTLPTDEDLLHILNWGIPQTPMPSFKLMPEVQKRAVIAYIKTFSDRWEKEQPGESVYKNIKRPAYFGTPESINRGKKIYATNCTSCHGENGQGDGPLAKTLPVPPTDLTYPVRAAGPKPEDTFRVLTVGLEGSPMPSFGHLSERDRWDLVSYIAYLMNKGK from the coding sequence ATGCCAGCCTTGTTTGTGTATGGGCTTTTACATGTTATGTCTTCAAAGCCTGCACAAGCAAAAAAAACAAAAGAACTAACTGCTCAAGAAGAAGCAGGTAGGCAAGTTTACAACAAGTTTTGTGTAGGTTGTCATGGGGTAAATGGAGATGGTAAATCTAAAGCTGCTGAGTTTTTTATTGTTAAACCACCAAACTTCCATACTGCAGTTTTCAGATGGAAATCTACACCAGCAGGAACTCTTCCTACAGATGAAGATTTACTCCACATTTTAAACTGGGGTATTCCTCAAACACCTATGCCATCTTTTAAGCTTATGCCTGAAGTTCAAAAAAGAGCTGTAATAGCTTACATTAAAACATTCTCTGACAGATGGGAAAAAGAACAACCAGGTGAGTCTGTTTACAAAAATATTAAAAGACCTGCTTATTTTGGTACACCTGAATCTATTAACAGAGGTAAAAAGATTTATGCTACTAATTGTACTTCTTGCCATGGAGAAAATGGACAAGGAGATGGTCCTTTAGCAAAAACATTACCTGTACCTCCAACAGATCTTACTTATCCAGTAAGAGCAGCAGGTCCAAAACCAGAAGATACTTTCAGAGTTTTAACTGTTGGTCTTGAAGGTTCTCCAATGCCATCATTTGGACATCTTTCAGAAAGAGACAGATGGGATTTAGTTTCTTATATTGCATATTTAATGAATAAAGGTAAGTAA
- a CDS encoding EscU/YscU/HrcU family type III secretion system export apparatus switch protein has product MKDIKKAVALKYEVKKDNAPKVIAKGKEKIADKILEIAKKENIPIYEDPETLEILFSLDIGDEIPPELYQVIAEIFAYIISKKEEYKED; this is encoded by the coding sequence ATGAAAGATATAAAAAAAGCAGTAGCTTTAAAATATGAGGTAAAAAAAGATAATGCTCCAAAAGTAATAGCAAAAGGAAAAGAAAAAATAGCAGATAAAATTTTAGAAATTGCTAAAAAAGAAAATATACCTATATATGAAGATCCTGAAACTTTAGAAATATTGTTTTCCTTGGACATTGGAGATGAGATACCACCTGAATTATATCAAGTAATTGCAGAAATTTTTGCATATATTATTTCTAAAAAAGAAGAATATAAGGAGGATTAA
- the amrB gene encoding AmmeMemoRadiSam system protein B — translation MKVEIREPAVSGTFYPDNPEILKQMLLNFLDNAPLFNIKPEAIISPHAGYIYSGPTAAYGYKQLLNLDKDKHYKILLIGPSHFVPFNGISFGYYDYWETPFGKVKVDKKEIENFVVKNQNLPITLNTIPHQREHSLEVQVPFLQIVLENFSIIPVVYGQVDYSIVEKIIADIKADREDVIVVISTDLSHYYPYDIAKQIDYNCLVAVENEDLRYMNICEACGKIGMEAIIDYARKIGWKSKILDYRTSGDTAGDKDAVVGYLSAIFYRG, via the coding sequence ATGAAAGTAGAAATAAGAGAACCTGCAGTAAGCGGTACTTTTTACCCTGATAATCCAGAAATTTTGAAACAAATGCTATTAAATTTTCTTGATAATGCTCCTTTATTTAATATAAAACCAGAGGCTATAATAAGTCCTCATGCAGGATATATATACTCAGGACCAACAGCTGCTTATGGATATAAACAGCTTTTAAATTTAGATAAAGATAAACATTACAAAATATTATTAATAGGACCTTCTCATTTTGTACCTTTTAATGGTATATCTTTTGGATATTATGATTATTGGGAAACACCTTTTGGAAAAGTAAAAGTAGATAAAAAAGAGATTGAAAATTTTGTAGTTAAAAATCAAAACTTACCTATTACTTTAAATACAATTCCACATCAAAGAGAGCATTCTTTAGAAGTTCAGGTTCCATTTTTACAAATAGTTTTAGAAAATTTCTCAATAATACCTGTTGTTTATGGACAAGTAGATTATTCTATAGTTGAAAAAATTATTGCTGATATTAAAGCAGATAGGGAAGATGTAATAGTTGTTATAAGCACAGATTTAAGTCATTACTATCCTTATGATATTGCAAAACAGATAGATTATAACTGTTTAGTTGCAGTTGAAAATGAAGATTTAAGATATATGAATATTTGTGAAGCATGTGGAAAAATAGGAATGGAAGCAATAATTGATTATGCAAGAAAAATTGGATGGAAATCTAAAATCCTAGATTATAGAACATCAGGGGATACTGCAGGTGATAAAGATGCAGTTGTAGGATATTTAAGTGCAATATTTTATAGAGGTTAA
- the amrA gene encoding AmmeMemoRadiSam system protein A, translated as MEELIIDLNQISEEEGKALVELARIAIEEYLKSGKIIDLKEIPYENWKKKGASFVTLERKDTGQLRGCIGSIIPFRPLYQDVISNAIAAATKDPRFVPVSLEELPLLNIKVSILSFPQKLEYSTPEDLLNKIKPFEDGLILKLNNNQGTFLPDVWEDLPDKKEFMSHLCLKAGLPPDCWLKYHPDIFIYKTKVFS; from the coding sequence ATGGAAGAACTAATTATAGATTTAAATCAGATTTCTGAAGAAGAAGGAAAAGCTTTAGTAGAACTTGCAAGAATTGCGATTGAGGAATATTTAAAATCAGGAAAAATTATAGATTTAAAAGAAATACCTTATGAAAACTGGAAGAAAAAAGGAGCTTCTTTTGTTACTTTAGAAAGAAAAGATACAGGACAATTAAGAGGATGTATTGGCTCAATAATACCTTTTAGGCCTTTATACCAAGATGTAATCTCAAATGCTATAGCAGCTGCAACTAAGGATCCAAGATTTGTACCTGTAAGCTTAGAAGAACTTCCTTTATTAAATATAAAAGTTTCCATATTATCTTTTCCTCAAAAACTTGAGTATTCTACACCTGAAGATTTATTAAATAAAATTAAACCATTTGAAGATGGACTTATTTTAAAGTTAAACAATAATCAAGGAACTTTTTTACCAGATGTATGGGAAGATTTACCGGATAAAAAAGAGTTTATGTCTCATCTTTGTTTAAAAGCTGGACTTCCTCCTGATTGCTGGTTAAAATATCACCCTGACATTTTTATATATAAAACTAAAGTATTTTCTTAA
- a CDS encoding RluA family pseudouridine synthase, producing the protein MEKLIVEKPIDLKSFISKSLNISKTKSKNLIDTKNIFVNGKRVWIATYKLQKGDIVEIPEIKKEVKKTTIISQNNILYEDDFIIAIDKPAFIVSESKRDSVEDQLRKLKGKNIKAIHRLDKETTGILLFAKSFSIFERFKKLWEEKNIKKEYIAISHKKAEFKKKIINFPIDNKYAKSEVFTIKTNKFYSLFKINIKTGRKHQIRIHLSKIGHPIIGDKDYGYKYIDDPILKSVKRQLLHSSTLSFFHPYLKKKVIINSPIPKDFKEFLRKVNLL; encoded by the coding sequence ATGGAAAAATTAATAGTAGAAAAACCAATAGACCTAAAAAGTTTTATATCTAAAAGTTTAAATATTTCTAAGACAAAATCTAAAAATCTAATAGATACAAAAAATATTTTTGTTAATGGTAAAAGAGTATGGATAGCTACTTATAAGCTACAGAAAGGAGATATTGTTGAAATTCCAGAAATAAAAAAAGAAGTAAAAAAAACGACAATAATTTCTCAAAATAATATCTTATATGAAGATGATTTTATTATAGCTATTGATAAACCAGCTTTCATAGTATCAGAAAGTAAAAGAGATTCAGTGGAAGATCAATTAAGGAAACTAAAAGGGAAAAATATAAAAGCTATACATAGACTTGATAAAGAAACTACAGGAATACTACTTTTTGCAAAATCTTTTTCTATTTTTGAAAGGTTTAAAAAATTATGGGAAGAAAAAAATATAAAAAAAGAATATATAGCTATATCTCATAAAAAAGCAGAATTTAAAAAGAAAATAATAAACTTTCCAATAGATAATAAATATGCAAAATCAGAAGTTTTTACTATAAAAACTAATAAATTTTATTCATTATTTAAGATAAATATAAAAACAGGGAGAAAACATCAGATAAGAATTCATTTATCAAAAATAGGACATCCGATTATTGGAGATAAAGATTATGGATATAAATATATAGATGATCCTATTTTAAAATCCGTAAAAAGACAACTACTTCATTCTTCTACTTTATCTTTTTTTCATCCATATTTAAAGAAAAAGGTTATAATTAATTCTCCAATACCAAAAGATTTTAAAGAATTTTTAAGAAAGGTAAATTTATTATAA
- a CDS encoding LptF/LptG family permease produces the protein MKLLNWYILKKQLILYFIALPAFAFIAALILILEKIGNIKVFNFYDFSLFVLFSLPEKLYYVIPTVSVIVFFIVYRELQISKRIYPILLNGISLKYLYLPAFLFSIFVFVIELLNIEFIMPTTNQLASIHYKKLKGDNLEEEKHLITAHQWIKLNDTTFIYFGFLDLNQNKGKDFVFIQVKKDNFYPLYRIEAKDVKLDKNKIFLKKGKIVSLANIQNFEYTKFDNLDYPVKIDLKNLKKLIKIKKAVSISQFYKKAVIADKFGYPSGFFWSRFFSYTTSIFSPIVLILFTYPFLWLKRKEKYIIIVGLILLYWYLISALASLAETGAIPYFSPLFVNLFYAVLGIVFIKKIKFTEL, from the coding sequence ATGAAGCTCCTAAACTGGTATATATTAAAAAAACAGTTGATTTTATATTTTATAGCTTTACCGGCATTTGCATTTATTGCTGCATTAATTTTAATTTTGGAAAAGATAGGTAATATAAAGGTTTTTAATTTTTATGATTTTTCTTTATTTGTTTTATTTTCTTTACCAGAAAAATTATATTATGTAATTCCTACTGTTTCTGTTATTGTATTTTTTATAGTTTATAGAGAACTGCAAATATCAAAAAGAATTTATCCAATTTTATTAAATGGAATATCTTTAAAATATCTTTATCTTCCAGCTTTTTTATTTTCTATTTTTGTTTTCGTAATTGAATTATTAAATATAGAATTTATAATGCCAACAACTAACCAATTGGCATCTATCCACTATAAAAAGTTAAAAGGAGACAATCTAGAAGAAGAAAAACATTTAATAACTGCACACCAATGGATAAAATTAAATGATACAACATTTATTTATTTTGGCTTTTTAGATTTAAATCAAAATAAAGGAAAAGATTTTGTATTTATTCAAGTTAAAAAAGATAATTTTTATCCTTTATATAGGATAGAAGCAAAAGATGTAAAGCTTGATAAAAATAAAATTTTTCTGAAAAAAGGTAAGATAGTTTCTTTAGCTAATATACAAAACTTTGAATATACAAAATTTGATAATTTAGATTATCCTGTAAAAATAGATTTAAAAAATTTAAAAAAACTTATAAAAATAAAAAAAGCAGTTTCTATTTCTCAGTTTTATAAAAAGGCAGTTATTGCAGATAAATTTGGGTATCCTTCTGGATTTTTTTGGAGTAGATTTTTTTCTTATACAACCTCTATATTCTCACCAATAGTTTTAATATTATTTACTTATCCATTTTTGTGGCTAAAAAGAAAAGAAAAATATATAATCATTGTTGGTTTAATATTGCTATATTGGTATCTTATATCTGCTCTTGCATCTTTAGCAGAAACAGGAGCTATCCCTTATTTTTCACCTTTATTTGTAAATCTATTTTATGCTGTTTTAGGAATAGTTTTTATCAAAAAAATAAAGTTCACTGAGCTTTAG
- the pheA gene encoding prephenate dehydratase, translated as MKEIPQEVKENLSKLREQIDKIDEEIVRLLNKRAKLAKEVGHIKKQYRLPIYVPSREREIFERLIKLNEKYKEFPTDYIKPVFREIISACRSTEENLKVAYLGPKATFTHQASIQYFGQAVEHIPVATIKDVFEEIVKGKVDFGVVPVENTIEGVVNYTLDMFMDFDLKITGEIILEISLHLMGINPNLSEIERVYSHRHAFAECRDWLHKNLPNAQLIEVESTAKAAEMAKDDYESVAIASEAAADIYGLHIIERKIDKHLHNFTRFIVIGKDIPKPTGNDKTSFIFSVKNEVGALYKTLEPLYKRGINMTKIESRPSKKGAWDYIFFTDIEGHIENKNIKEALKELENISPYFKILGSYPKAQ; from the coding sequence ATGAAGGAGATACCACAAGAAGTAAAGGAAAATCTTTCAAAACTCAGAGAGCAGATAGACAAAATTGATGAAGAAATAGTAAGATTATTAAATAAAAGAGCAAAACTTGCAAAAGAAGTTGGTCATATAAAAAAGCAGTACAGACTTCCTATATATGTTCCAAGTAGAGAAAGGGAAATATTTGAAAGATTAATTAAATTAAATGAAAAATATAAAGAGTTCCCAACTGATTATATAAAACCGGTATTTAGAGAGATTATATCTGCTTGTAGGTCAACAGAAGAAAATCTAAAAGTTGCATATCTTGGTCCAAAAGCAACCTTTACCCATCAAGCAAGTATTCAATATTTTGGCCAAGCAGTTGAGCATATTCCTGTTGCAACTATTAAAGATGTATTTGAAGAAATTGTAAAAGGTAAAGTAGATTTTGGAGTAGTTCCTGTTGAAAATACTATTGAAGGAGTTGTTAATTATACTTTAGATATGTTTATGGATTTTGATTTAAAAATTACAGGGGAGATAATATTAGAAATTTCACTTCATTTAATGGGAATAAATCCTAATTTAAGCGAGATAGAAAGGGTTTATTCTCATAGGCATGCTTTTGCAGAATGTAGAGATTGGCTCCATAAAAATTTACCAAATGCTCAATTAATAGAGGTTGAAAGCACTGCAAAAGCAGCAGAGATGGCAAAAGATGATTATGAATCTGTAGCAATAGCAAGTGAGGCTGCAGCAGATATTTATGGGCTTCATATAATAGAAAGAAAAATAGATAAACATCTTCATAACTTTACAAGATTTATAGTAATAGGAAAAGATATACCAAAACCTACTGGAAATGATAAAACCTCTTTTATATTTTCTGTTAAAAATGAAGTAGGAGCTTTATATAAAACTTTAGAACCTTTGTATAAAAGAGGAATAAATATGACAAAAATAGAATCAAGGCCTTCTAAAAAAGGAGCTTGGGATTATATCTTTTTTACAGATATTGAAGGACATATTGAAAATAAAAATATTAAAGAAGCTCTTAAAGAGTTAGAAAATATATCACCTTATTTTAAGATTTTAGGTTCTTATCCTAAAGCTCAGTGA
- a CDS encoding TraR/DksA family transcriptional regulator codes for MDIEKVREELLKKRAEIIESLENNKKESQNEKSGVEDAADEVTAELSRETLYKLSQTEREKLFLIDIALKKIESGTYGICEECGNPIGEKRLEAIPWVRLCIDCSQNEEALRLSNGYEDINYYNILPDASNFIEEEDNKSVSE; via the coding sequence ATGGATATTGAAAAAGTAAGAGAAGAATTATTAAAGAAAAGAGCAGAGATTATAGAATCTCTTGAAAATAATAAAAAGGAAAGTCAAAATGAAAAAAGCGGTGTAGAAGACGCAGCAGATGAAGTAACAGCTGAGCTTTCAAGAGAAACTTTATATAAATTGTCTCAAACAGAAAGAGAAAAATTATTCTTAATAGATATTGCTTTAAAGAAAATTGAAAGTGGAACTTATGGTATATGTGAAGAATGTGGAAATCCTATAGGAGAAAAAAGATTAGAAGCTATTCCTTGGGTAAGACTTTGTATAGATTGTAGTCAAAATGAAGAAGCTTTAAGACTTTCAAATGGATATGAAGATATAAATTATTATAATATTCTTCCAGATGCATCAAACTTTATTGAAGAGGAGGATAATAAATCTGTCTCTGAATAA
- the lspA gene encoding signal peptidase II: MKRRIINLSLNNTGNFRIFLIVVFFVLILDLITKNLAVSLLANKDIVIIPNFFDLTLVWNKGAAFGIFANSSEWIRKAILLGASTIAVIITAIYAYIKRFNISVFEMIFLGLIAGGALGNLYDRFFIGKVRDFIDIHIFNYHWPAFNIADASITIGIIGFVFNEIYLKKRLKNKNNE, encoded by the coding sequence TTGAAGAGGAGGATAATAAATCTGTCTCTGAATAACACAGGAAATTTTAGAATCTTTTTAATAGTTGTTTTTTTTGTTTTAATTTTAGACTTAATAACTAAAAATTTAGCTGTATCACTTTTAGCTAATAAAGATATAGTTATTATTCCTAATTTTTTTGATTTGACTTTAGTATGGAATAAAGGTGCTGCATTTGGAATATTTGCAAACTCTTCTGAATGGATTAGAAAAGCTATCCTATTAGGAGCATCTACAATAGCAGTTATAATTACTGCTATTTATGCCTATATAAAAAGATTTAATATCTCTGTTTTTGAAATGATTTTTCTTGGATTAATTGCAGGAGGAGCCTTAGGAAATCTTTATGATAGATTTTTTATTGGAAAAGTGAGAGACTTTATAGATATTCATATATTTAACTACCATTGGCCTGCTTTTAATATAGCAGATGCATCTATTACAATTGGTATTATCGGTTTTGTTTTTAATGAAATTTATCTAAAAAAAAGATTGAAAAATAAAAATAATGAATAA